A genomic stretch from Moraxella nasicaprae includes:
- the odhB gene encoding 2-oxoglutarate dehydrogenase complex dihydrolipoyllysine-residue succinyltransferase: MAEIKAPVFPESVPDGTIVEWHVAEGEAVSRDQLLAEVETDKVVLEIVAPDDGVVVSIVKNVDDTVLSGEVVAHFEAGATATAAPAATPDPVVPVAAAPAAAPAAASGNEAEFKDQSPAVRKAAKETGINPADVQGSGRGGRVTKSDMINPTLKGDNGQVIATAVGQRIEKREPMTRLRKRIAERLLSATQETAMLTTFNEVNMKPLMDLRAKYKDRFEKRHGVKLGFMSLFVKAATEALKRFPAVNASIDGDDIIYHGYYDVGVAVSSDRGLVVPVLRDTDNMGMADIEAGIRDYAIKAREGKLSIDEMSGGTFTITNGGVFGSLLSTPIINPPQTAILGMHAINERPMAVNGEVVILPMMYLALSYDHRLIDGKEAVQFLVTIKELIEDPSMLLLDL, encoded by the coding sequence ATGGCTGAAATCAAAGCCCCAGTATTCCCAGAATCAGTACCAGATGGCACGATTGTTGAGTGGCATGTTGCCGAAGGCGAAGCAGTGAGCCGTGACCAGTTGCTTGCCGAAGTTGAAACAGATAAGGTCGTCCTAGAAATCGTTGCTCCTGATGATGGCGTGGTTGTTAGCATTGTTAAAAATGTTGATGACACTGTTTTGTCAGGCGAAGTGGTGGCACATTTTGAAGCAGGTGCAACAGCCACCGCAGCTCCTGCTGCTACACCAGATCCAGTTGTGCCAGTTGCTGCTGCTCCTGCCGCCGCTCCTGCTGCTGCATCGGGCAATGAAGCAGAATTTAAAGACCAATCGCCAGCAGTTCGTAAAGCTGCCAAAGAAACAGGCATCAACCCAGCTGATGTACAAGGTTCGGGTCGTGGTGGACGAGTAACCAAATCAGACATGATTAACCCAACCCTAAAAGGCGACAATGGTCAAGTGATTGCTACTGCGGTGGGTCAGCGTATTGAGAAGCGTGAGCCGATGACTCGTCTGCGTAAGCGTATCGCCGAACGCCTATTATCTGCCACTCAAGAAACCGCAATGCTGACCACTTTTAACGAAGTGAACATGAAGCCATTGATGGATTTGCGTGCCAAATACAAAGACCGTTTCGAGAAGCGTCATGGTGTTAAACTTGGCTTTATGTCATTGTTTGTGAAGGCAGCCACCGAAGCCCTAAAACGCTTCCCTGCGGTGAATGCTTCTATCGATGGCGATGACATCATCTATCATGGTTACTATGATGTGGGTGTGGCAGTATCATCAGACCGTGGCTTGGTTGTACCTGTGCTTCGTGACACAGACAACATGGGCATGGCTGACATCGAAGCAGGTATCCGTGATTATGCGATTAAGGCTCGTGAAGGTAAGCTGTCTATTGATGAAATGAGCGGCGGTACTTTCACCATTACTAACGGTGGTGTCTTTGGTTCGTTGCTATCTACCCCAATCATCAACCCACCACAAACCGCCATCTTGGGCATGCACGCCATTAATGAACGCCCAATGGCAGTCAATGGCGAAGTGGTTATCCTACCGATGATGTATTTGGCGTTGTCTTATGACCATCGTCTGATTGATGGTAAAGAAGCGGTGCAGTTCTTGGTAACCATCAAAGAATTGATTGAAGACCCATCAATGCTATTACTTGACCTATAA
- the lpdA gene encoding dihydrolipoyl dehydrogenase, whose product MKTSYDLVVIGGGPGGYEAAIRGAQLGFSVACIEKRIHKGEPALGGTCLNVGCIPSKALLDSSHRYEATRHELAEHGISTGDVNIDIAKMLERKDGIVKGLTAGVAGLLKGNGVDWLQGWGTLVDGKAAEKQIKFTDHDGAEHAITAKYVILAAGSVPIEIPVAKTDGEYIVDSTGALEFSEVPKRLGVIGAGVIGLELGSVWRRLGAEVVVYEAMPEFLAVADQDISKEAAKLLKKQGLDIRVDTKVTNAEVVNGEVVVTTDVKGEVKTETFDRLIVCVGRRAYSEKLLAEGCGIELTERGLVAVDDQCKTNLDGVYAIGDLVRGPMLAHKAMEEGMMAVERIHGEKAQVNYDTIISVIYTHPEIAWVGLTEKAATEQGYEVKTGSFSLSANGRALAQGEGQGLIKVVADAKTDRLLGLHMVGVGAGDIVHQGMIAMEFVSSVEDLQLMTFAHPTVSEAVHEAALSADGRAIHAIQRKKRK is encoded by the coding sequence ATGAAAACTTCTTATGACCTAGTCGTAATCGGTGGTGGGCCTGGTGGCTATGAAGCCGCCATTCGTGGTGCTCAGCTTGGTTTTTCGGTGGCCTGTATCGAAAAACGCATTCATAAAGGCGAACCAGCATTGGGCGGTACTTGCTTGAATGTTGGCTGTATCCCATCAAAGGCCTTGCTTGACAGCTCTCACCGTTATGAAGCGACTCGCCATGAGCTTGCTGAACACGGCATCAGCACAGGCGATGTTAATATCGACATCGCAAAAATGCTAGAACGCAAAGACGGTATTGTCAAAGGCTTGACCGCAGGTGTGGCAGGGCTACTAAAAGGCAATGGCGTGGATTGGCTACAAGGTTGGGGTACTTTGGTTGATGGCAAAGCTGCCGAAAAACAAATCAAATTCACCGACCACGATGGTGCTGAACACGCCATCACAGCCAAATATGTGATTTTGGCGGCTGGTTCTGTGCCAATCGAAATCCCTGTTGCCAAGACTGATGGCGAATACATCGTGGACAGCACTGGTGCGTTGGAGTTTAGTGAAGTGCCTAAGCGTCTTGGTGTGATTGGTGCTGGCGTGATTGGCTTGGAGCTAGGTTCTGTATGGCGTCGTCTTGGTGCAGAAGTGGTGGTTTATGAAGCGATGCCAGAATTTTTGGCGGTGGCTGACCAAGACATCTCAAAAGAAGCAGCCAAATTGCTGAAAAAACAAGGTCTAGACATTCGTGTTGATACCAAAGTTACCAACGCTGAGGTGGTGAATGGCGAGGTGGTTGTAACCACTGATGTTAAAGGCGAAGTAAAAACCGAAACCTTTGATAGACTGATTGTCTGCGTGGGTCGCCGTGCATACAGCGAAAAATTGCTTGCTGAGGGCTGCGGCATCGAATTGACCGAGCGTGGTTTGGTGGCGGTTGATGACCAATGCAAAACCAACCTAGATGGCGTGTATGCGATTGGTGACTTGGTACGAGGCCCGATGCTTGCTCACAAAGCGATGGAAGAGGGCATGATGGCGGTAGAACGCATTCATGGCGAAAAAGCCCAAGTAAACTACGACACCATCATCAGCGTGATTTATACTCACCCTGAGATTGCATGGGTTGGCTTGACCGAAAAAGCAGCAACTGAGCAAGGCTATGAGGTGAAGACTGGTTCATTTAGTCTGTCTGCCAACGGTCGTGCATTGGCACAGGGCGAAGGTCAAGGCTTGATTAAAGTAGTTGCCGATGCTAAGACTGACCGTCTGCTGGGCTTACACATGGTTGGCGTGGGTGCTGGCGACATCGTTCATCAAGGCATGATTGCGATGGAGTTTGTGTCTAGCGTTGAAGATTTGCAATTGATGACCTTTGCACACCCAACCGTATCAGAAGCGGTACACGAAGCAGCATTGTCTGCGGACGGTCGTGCGATTCACGCCATTCAGCGTAAAAAACGCAAATAA
- the rdgB gene encoding RdgB/HAM1 family non-canonical purine NTP pyrophosphatase — MQTWVLASNNQGKLSEFQALFDGADLGVQIVAQGTLGIDDAIEDGLSFVENAVIKARHAARASGLPAIADDSGLCVPVLGNMPGIYSARYAGTHGDDAANNAKLIKELTPYFEQGQAVSAFFVCVLVFVRHANDPLPIIAQGIWSGEVLSKPVGDNGFGYDPLFWLPALGKSSAQLEKSQKNQLSHRGQAMTKLLEQIKTSL; from the coding sequence ATGCAAACTTGGGTTCTGGCAAGTAATAATCAGGGTAAATTAAGCGAATTTCAAGCCTTATTTGATGGTGCTGATTTGGGAGTGCAAATCGTGGCACAAGGGACATTGGGCATTGATGACGCCATCGAAGATGGATTAAGTTTTGTGGAAAATGCCGTCATCAAGGCACGCCACGCTGCTCGTGCCAGCGGACTGCCTGCCATTGCTGATGATTCTGGACTTTGCGTGCCTGTTTTAGGTAATATGCCAGGCATCTATTCGGCACGCTATGCTGGTACGCACGGTGATGATGCCGCCAATAACGCCAAACTCATCAAAGAGCTGACCCCTTATTTTGAACAAGGGCAGGCGGTATCGGCTTTTTTTGTGTGCGTGCTTGTCTTTGTTCGCCATGCCAATGACCCACTACCCATCATCGCACAGGGCATCTGGTCTGGCGAGGTGTTGTCTAAGCCTGTGGGGGATAATGGATTTGGCTATGACCCACTTTTTTGGCTGCCTGCACTTGGCAAAAGCTCAGCACAGCTTGAAAAAAGCCAAAAAAATCAGCTTAGCCATCGTGGTCAGGCGATGACTAAGCTACTAGAACAAATCAAAACCAGTCTTTAA
- a CDS encoding 2-oxoglutarate dehydrogenase E1 component: MTNSKDTVAFSNTELAADSAAYVEALYEQYLADKQSVSEDWQSYFETYRQDTDAPHNAIKEQFLLLARNQTNAKPAAMSEGESANPKQMAVAGLIEAYRRLGHQKASLDPLGLQVRPAVAELELGFYGLSNADLDSVFSVGDLAIGKTSAKLSEIIAALESIYCQSIGYEYTHVYTTAEKQWFENYIESKQGKIAFDKAKKLEIFERLTAAEGLEKYLARKYTGVKRFGLEGGESFIPAVHEMIQRTGAQGSKEVVIGMAHRGRLNLLVNILGKNPSALFDEFDGKVQPTIGSGDVKYHNGFSSNVMTEGGEMHLALAFNPSHLEIVSPVVQGSVRARQARRSEGYGFDIDNSTVLPIIVHGDAAFAGQGVNQETFQMSQTRAYKTGGTVHIVINNQVGFTTSRPEDARSTEYCTDVAKMVHAPVLHINGDDPEAVVFASQLAVDYRKAFGKDIVIDIFCYRRNGHNESDEPSATQPLMYAVIKKLPTTRTKYADKLIGEGVLSSEESAKFEDDYRQSLDRGEFVAKGLVEKPDTQLFVDWTPYVGHQLEDDFDTGVAIDKLKAYGVAMSKVPEGFALQRQVAKVVEQRLAMQTGEEPLNWGAAETLAYASLVDEGALVRITGEDVGRGTFSHRHSELYNMNDGSLYIPLQHISEGQARFATYNSLLSEEAVLAFEYGYATTIPNALVIWEAQFGDFVNGAQVVIDQFISSGETKWQRLCGLVMLLPHGFEGQGPEHSSARLERFLQLCAEENMQVITPTTPAQIFHALRRQVVRPVRKPLVVMSPKSLLRHPLATSTLEELASGKFETVLPEIDAIDNSKVTRLVLCGGKVYYELLEQRRKLGLDHVAIVRIEQLYPFPEERVLAELAKYPNLTEVVWAQEEPHNQGACYFIMPELYHTVPKASQAKIVMATRPAAAAPATGSPKMHNEQQKAVVADALGVTADQLQ, encoded by the coding sequence ATGACAAACAGTAAAGATACGGTGGCTTTTTCGAACACCGAATTGGCAGCGGATAGTGCCGCCTATGTTGAGGCACTGTATGAGCAATATTTGGCGGATAAGCAGAGCGTCAGCGAGGATTGGCAGAGTTATTTTGAGACTTATCGTCAAGACACTGATGCACCGCATAATGCCATTAAAGAGCAATTTTTGCTATTGGCTCGCAATCAAACAAACGCCAAGCCAGCAGCGATGAGCGAGGGCGAGAGTGCCAATCCAAAACAGATGGCGGTCGCTGGGCTGATTGAGGCTTATCGTCGCTTGGGTCATCAAAAAGCAAGCCTAGACCCATTGGGATTGCAGGTGCGTCCAGCAGTGGCTGAGCTTGAATTGGGCTTTTATGGATTAAGCAATGCTGATTTGGACAGCGTCTTTTCGGTGGGCGATTTAGCCATTGGCAAAACTTCTGCCAAACTAAGCGAAATCATCGCTGCACTAGAAAGTATCTACTGCCAGAGCATTGGCTATGAATATACCCATGTTTATACCACCGCAGAGAAGCAATGGTTTGAAAATTACATCGAATCTAAGCAGGGTAAGATTGCTTTTGATAAAGCCAAAAAGTTGGAAATTTTTGAACGATTGACGGCTGCTGAGGGTCTAGAAAAGTATCTGGCTCGTAAATATACTGGCGTTAAGCGTTTTGGCTTGGAAGGGGGCGAAAGCTTCATTCCTGCGGTACACGAAATGATACAACGCACTGGGGCACAAGGCTCAAAAGAAGTCGTGATTGGCATGGCACACCGTGGTCGTCTAAACCTTTTGGTGAACATTTTGGGCAAAAACCCAAGTGCCTTGTTTGATGAGTTTGACGGCAAAGTACAGCCAACGATTGGTTCTGGCGATGTCAAATACCACAATGGTTTTAGTTCTAATGTGATGACCGAAGGCGGAGAGATGCATTTGGCACTTGCCTTTAACCCATCGCATCTAGAAATCGTCTCGCCTGTGGTACAAGGTTCTGTGCGTGCCAGACAAGCTCGCCGCAGCGAGGGCTACGGATTTGATATTGACAACAGCACCGTATTGCCAATCATCGTGCATGGCGATGCTGCTTTTGCAGGTCAAGGGGTAAACCAAGAAACCTTCCAAATGTCACAAACTCGTGCCTATAAGACAGGCGGTACAGTTCATATTGTGATTAACAACCAAGTTGGTTTTACCACTTCTCGCCCAGAAGACGCTCGTTCAACCGAGTATTGTACTGATGTTGCCAAGATGGTTCATGCACCAGTTTTACACATCAATGGTGATGACCCTGAGGCGGTGGTATTTGCCAGCCAGCTTGCGGTCGATTATCGCAAAGCCTTTGGCAAAGATATCGTCATTGATATTTTCTGCTATCGCCGTAATGGTCACAATGAATCTGATGAGCCATCAGCAACCCAACCTTTAATGTATGCCGTCATCAAAAAACTACCAACCACTCGTACCAAATATGCTGATAAGTTGATTGGCGAGGGCGTGTTGAGCAGCGAAGAAAGTGCCAAATTTGAAGATGATTATCGTCAGTCGCTAGATCGTGGCGAGTTTGTTGCCAAAGGTTTGGTTGAAAAACCAGATACACAGCTATTTGTGGACTGGACTCCTTATGTTGGACATCAGCTTGAAGATGATTTTGATACTGGTGTTGCGATTGATAAACTTAAAGCCTATGGCGTGGCAATGTCAAAAGTGCCAGAAGGATTTGCATTACAACGCCAAGTTGCCAAAGTGGTTGAGCAACGCCTAGCAATGCAAACAGGCGAAGAGCCTCTAAACTGGGGTGCTGCTGAGACTTTGGCGTACGCATCATTGGTTGATGAAGGTGCCTTGGTGCGTATCACAGGCGAAGATGTGGGTCGTGGTACTTTCTCACACCGTCATTCTGAATTGTATAACATGAATGATGGCAGCTTGTACATTCCACTACAACACATCTCAGAGGGTCAAGCTCGCTTTGCTACTTACAATTCATTGCTGTCTGAGGAAGCGGTACTGGCGTTCGAATACGGCTATGCCACCACCATTCCAAATGCATTGGTGATTTGGGAAGCTCAGTTTGGTGACTTTGTCAATGGTGCTCAGGTTGTCATTGACCAGTTTATTTCATCTGGCGAAACCAAATGGCAACGCCTGTGTGGCTTGGTGATGCTGTTACCGCACGGCTTTGAGGGTCAAGGCCCTGAGCACTCATCAGCTCGTTTGGAGCGTTTCTTGCAGCTATGTGCTGAGGAGAATATGCAGGTCATCACACCAACGACACCAGCACAGATTTTCCACGCATTGCGTCGTCAGGTGGTACGCCCTGTGCGTAAGCCATTGGTGGTAATGTCGCCTAAGTCATTGCTTCGTCACCCACTGGCTACCTCAACCTTAGAAGAGTTGGCGTCTGGTAAGTTTGAAACGGTATTGCCAGAGATTGATGCGATTGACAACAGCAAAGTGACTCGTCTGGTGCTTTGTGGTGGTAAGGTGTACTATGAATTGCTAGAACAACGCCGTAAACTGGGTCTAGACCATGTTGCCATCGTGCGTATTGAGCAGTTGTATCCATTCCCAGAAGAGCGAGTATTGGCAGAGCTTGCCAAATATCCAAATCTGACCGAAGTGGTATGGGCACAAGAAGAGCCACACAATCAGGGTGCGTGCTACTTCATCATGCCTGAACTGTATCACACGGTACCAAAAGCAAGTCAAGCTAAGATTGTGATGGCAACTCGCCCAGCTGCCGCTGCACCTGCCACAGGCTCGCCAAAAATGCATAACGAACAACAAAAAGCGGTTGTTGCAGATGCATTGGGCGTCACTGCTGACCAATTACAATAA
- a CDS encoding M3 family metallopeptidase, producing the protein MSVLDLTTSRLDSRLKLIDFRQATPETLQQLTEQALLDAENFLDNLGDTSLLSPDQAIDIIEQFNTLTAKIERPAGILMHLNYVVSNDKIRHAHHEVLPKLSSFSTKVGQSVALYQIYKTLQDNFEQLDGAYQTDAHAQAINKALQNFVLSGVALDDDKKAQFAQIQSELSLLSAKFADNTMDASNHYARPLHAHELSGISENGLALLKTAGDNYKQKNPDAKLPTDYVATLDIPMYFAIMQFADDRVLREEVYHAYTTRASDQSPDTTAFDNAPLMTKIINLRTQAAALLGMSDYAEYSLATKMADSSEQIEQFLLQLSAAARPKAESEYAEVQAFGKTLGIDEVMPWDIPYIEEKLQLAKFNLTSDELRPYFPLPVVLDGLFEICRKLFGITLSIADKADYTAWHDDVLFCQIHDEISQELLGGLYLDLFARHGKQGGAWLDDYQKRNLTANDSTLPVGFIVGNFAPPIDDKPSLLNFDEVNTLFHEFGHALHHITTQVNVAAVAGINGVEWDAVELPSQFMENFAINAEGIRAISRHIQTGEPLPEDKLNALIDTKNFQKGLQTLRQMELGLFDLRLHTKTINHFGNIEFDDILAVMDKVREEVAVIIPPSYNRFGNGFTHIFAGGYACGYYSYIWAEVLSSDAFGKFEEEGIYNPQTGRAFRQEILARGSSRSAKENYMAFRGREANAEALLRHRGLK; encoded by the coding sequence ATGTCTGTACTTGATTTGACAACCAGCCGATTGGACAGTCGCCTAAAACTGATTGATTTTCGTCAAGCGACCCCAGAAACACTCCAACAATTAACCGAACAAGCATTGCTAGATGCTGAAAATTTCTTGGATAATCTGGGCGACACTAGCCTGCTTAGTCCTGACCAAGCGATTGACATCATCGAACAATTTAATACATTGACCGCCAAAATCGAACGCCCTGCTGGGATATTAATGCACCTAAACTATGTAGTCAGCAACGACAAAATCCGTCACGCACATCACGAAGTTTTGCCAAAATTATCCTCTTTTAGTACCAAAGTTGGACAATCGGTGGCGTTGTACCAAATTTATAAAACCTTACAAGATAATTTTGAACAACTAGATGGTGCATACCAAACAGACGCTCACGCCCAAGCCATCAACAAAGCACTCCAAAACTTCGTGCTATCAGGCGTGGCACTAGATGACGACAAAAAAGCTCAATTTGCCCAAATTCAAAGTGAGTTGTCCTTGCTGAGTGCTAAGTTTGCCGACAACACCATGGACGCCAGTAATCATTATGCTCGTCCATTGCACGCTCACGAACTTAGTGGCATTAGCGAAAATGGTCTGGCACTACTCAAAACTGCTGGCGATAATTATAAGCAAAAAAATCCAGATGCCAAATTGCCAACCGATTATGTGGCAACCTTAGACATTCCGATGTACTTTGCCATCATGCAGTTTGCTGATGATAGAGTCTTGCGTGAAGAAGTCTATCACGCCTACACAACTCGTGCCTCCGACCAAAGCCCTGATACCACAGCGTTTGACAATGCCCCTTTGATGACCAAAATCATCAATCTACGCACCCAAGCAGCAGCACTGCTAGGCATGTCGGATTATGCAGAATACTCATTGGCAACCAAAATGGCAGACAGTAGTGAGCAAATTGAACAATTTTTATTACAGCTTTCTGCTGCCGCTCGCCCAAAAGCTGAAAGCGAATATGCCGAAGTTCAAGCCTTTGGCAAAACCTTAGGCATTGATGAAGTGATGCCTTGGGACATTCCATACATCGAAGAAAAATTACAACTTGCCAAATTTAATCTCACCAGCGATGAGCTTCGTCCTTATTTTCCATTGCCTGTGGTATTAGATGGCTTGTTTGAGATTTGTCGCAAACTGTTTGGCATCACGCTAAGCATCGCCGACAAAGCCGACTACACCGCTTGGCATGATGATGTCTTATTCTGTCAAATTCATGATGAAATCAGCCAAGAGCTGCTGGGCGGTCTGTATCTAGATTTGTTCGCCAGACATGGCAAACAAGGTGGGGCATGGCTTGATGATTATCAAAAACGCAACCTGACCGCCAATGACAGCACATTGCCTGTGGGATTTATCGTGGGTAATTTTGCACCGCCCATTGACGATAAGCCAAGCCTACTCAACTTTGATGAAGTCAATACACTGTTCCATGAATTTGGGCATGCTCTCCATCACATCACCACTCAGGTCAATGTTGCAGCAGTTGCTGGCATCAATGGTGTCGAGTGGGACGCTGTCGAGCTACCCAGTCAGTTTATGGAAAATTTTGCCATCAATGCTGAGGGTATTCGTGCCATCAGTCGCCATATCCAAACAGGCGAGCCTTTGCCAGAAGATAAACTAAATGCACTGATTGATACCAAAAATTTCCAAAAAGGCTTACAGACACTGCGTCAAATGGAGCTGGGTTTATTTGATTTGCGTTTGCATACCAAAACCATCAATCACTTTGGCAACATCGAGTTTGACGACATTCTTGCCGTGATGGATAAAGTCAGAGAAGAAGTGGCAGTCATCATTCCGCCAAGCTACAACCGTTTTGGTAATGGCTTTACGCACATCTTTGCAGGCGGCTATGCGTGTGGCTACTACTCTTACATTTGGGCAGAAGTCTTGTCATCAGATGCCTTTGGCAAATTTGAAGAAGAAGGCATCTATAATCCACAAACTGGCAGAGCCTTCCGCCAAGAAATCCTAGCTCGTGGCAGTTCTCGCTCCGCCAAAGAAAACTACATGGCGTTTCGTGGACGAGAAGCCAATGCTGAGGCTTTATTGCGTCATCGTGGACTAAAATAA
- a CDS encoding YheV family putative metal-binding protein, with protein sequence MRYQSNRPKRQFLAGVRCPKCGQLDVVVQVQLFEPVPDEYIECTVCNHQERRPSREETLRIQEENAKADGVGVVKFR encoded by the coding sequence ATGCGTTATCAATCCAATCGACCAAAACGCCAGTTTCTGGCTGGCGTTCGCTGCCCAAAGTGCGGTCAGCTTGATGTCGTGGTGCAAGTGCAGCTTTTCGAACCCGTACCAGATGAATATATTGAATGCACTGTCTGCAATCACCAAGAACGCCGTCCCAGCCGTGAAGAGACCTTACGCATTCAAGAGGAAAATGCCAAAGCTGACGGGGTGGGCGTGGTCAAATTTAGATGA
- the exaC gene encoding acetaldehyde dehydrogenase ExaC, whose translation MRYANPNTDGAKINFKEKYDNFIGGKWIAPINGEYFDDISPVDGKPFTKVAKSTHQDIELALDAAHEAFASWGKTSATERSNILLKIADRLEENLELLAVAETWENGKPIRETLAADIPLAIDHFRYFAGCIRAQEGSISQIDEDTVAYHFHEPIGVVGQIIPWNFPILMAAWKIAPALAAGNCIVLKPAEQTPASIMVLVELIADLLPAGVLNIVNGFGPEVGQPLATSPRIGKVAFTGSTEIGQKVMEYATKNIIPVTLELGGKSPNIFFADVMDKDDEFLDKALEGFAMFALNQGEVCTCPSRALVHESIAEAFLKKAVERVKSIKTGHPLDTNTMIGAQASQEQQDKILGCIAKGKAEGAKILTGGEARQEIDGGFYIEPTIFQGDNSMTIFQEEIFGPVLSVTTFKDFDEAISIANDTMYGLGAGVWSRDGSIAYRAGRAIQAGRVWTNCYHIYPAHAAFGGYKKSGIGRETHKMMLAHYQQTKNLLVSYSGKALGFF comes from the coding sequence ATGCGTTACGCCAATCCCAATACCGATGGTGCCAAAATCAACTTCAAAGAAAAATACGATAATTTTATTGGTGGAAAATGGATTGCACCCATCAATGGTGAGTATTTTGATGATATTTCGCCCGTAGATGGCAAACCCTTTACCAAAGTCGCCAAATCAACACATCAAGACATTGAGCTGGCACTAGATGCAGCTCATGAGGCATTTGCCAGCTGGGGCAAAACTTCTGCCACAGAACGCTCAAATATCTTGCTCAAAATTGCCGACCGCCTAGAAGAAAACCTAGAACTGCTGGCTGTGGCAGAAACATGGGAAAATGGCAAGCCCATTCGTGAAACACTGGCGGCTGACATTCCTCTTGCCATTGACCATTTTCGCTATTTTGCTGGCTGCATTCGTGCCCAAGAAGGCAGCATCAGCCAAATTGACGAAGACACGGTCGCCTATCATTTTCATGAACCAATCGGTGTGGTTGGGCAGATTATTCCTTGGAACTTCCCAATTTTGATGGCAGCATGGAAAATCGCCCCTGCATTAGCGGCAGGTAATTGCATCGTGCTAAAACCTGCCGAACAAACCCCTGCCAGTATCATGGTTTTGGTTGAGCTGATTGCTGACTTATTGCCTGCGGGGGTGCTAAACATCGTCAATGGTTTTGGTCCAGAAGTTGGTCAGCCTTTGGCAACCAGCCCTCGCATTGGCAAAGTGGCGTTCACAGGCTCTACCGAAATTGGTCAAAAAGTGATGGAATACGCCACCAAAAACATCATTCCTGTAACTTTGGAGCTTGGTGGCAAATCGCCCAATATCTTCTTTGCCGATGTGATGGACAAAGATGACGAATTTTTGGATAAAGCACTAGAAGGCTTTGCCATGTTCGCCCTCAATCAAGGCGAGGTATGCACCTGTCCATCTCGTGCCTTAGTTCATGAATCGATTGCCGAAGCATTTTTGAAAAAAGCGGTGGAGCGAGTTAAAAGCATCAAAACAGGACACCCTCTGGATACCAACACCATGATTGGTGCTCAGGCCAGCCAAGAACAACAAGATAAAATTTTAGGCTGTATCGCCAAAGGCAAAGCAGAAGGTGCTAAAATTCTAACAGGTGGAGAGGCACGCCAAGAAATTGATGGAGGATTTTATATCGAGCCCACCATTTTTCAGGGCGATAACTCAATGACAATCTTCCAAGAAGAGATTTTTGGGCCTGTGCTATCAGTCACCACCTTTAAAGACTTTGATGAAGCCATCAGCATCGCTAACGATACCATGTATGGATTAGGTGCAGGTGTTTGGAGTCGTGATGGTAGCATTGCCTATCGTGCAGGGCGAGCCATTCAAGCAGGGCGTGTCTGGACAAACTGCTATCACATCTATCCTGCTCACGCAGCCTTTGGCGGTTACAAAAAATCAGGCATTGGGCGTGAGACACACAAAATGATGTTGGCACATTATCAACAAACCAAAAATTTGCTCGTCAGTTATAGTGGCAAGGCATTAGGTTTCTTCTAA